From Streptomyces durmitorensis, a single genomic window includes:
- a CDS encoding amidohydrolase, producing MHPTDLPAQDRGGSMDLLVHGGDVLTVDASGTVVKDGAVAVRDGRIVEVGPAERLRAAYEAADELDARGCLVLPGLINTHTHLAMTLFRGIADDLTLQGFLARVIPAEAKQLSPETVTAGIQGAIAESVRGGVTTALDMYWFHEAAEAVARDAGWRLLTGPTFMDVPGPPDGRPYADRLGWAAADLAARTPAPGTRPVVFAHSAYTLVPEQLTAISALAREHGALLHIHAAENAGEVAMVTEQHGMRPVELLESLGVLGPDTLLAHAVDLTDAEIAAIARTGTAVAHCPVSNLKLGCGIARVPALLDAGVTVGLGTDGAVSSNTLDLLGAVKLAALVHKAGGDPTAVGAEQAVRMATIESARALGLGNQLGSLEPGKRADLIVLDLARPHLTPRHDPWSMLAYSAASSDVRDTVVDGRVLMRDRTLETVDEQRALRALQDAADSAAPSTSEVASTV from the coding sequence ATGCACCCCACTGACCTGCCGGCCCAGGACCGGGGCGGCTCCATGGACCTCCTGGTCCACGGCGGCGACGTCCTCACCGTCGACGCGTCCGGCACGGTCGTGAAGGACGGCGCCGTCGCCGTGCGCGACGGCCGGATCGTCGAGGTCGGCCCCGCCGAGCGGCTGCGCGCCGCGTACGAGGCGGCCGACGAACTCGACGCCCGCGGCTGCCTCGTCCTGCCCGGCCTGATCAACACGCACACGCACCTGGCGATGACCCTGTTCCGCGGCATCGCCGACGACCTCACGCTGCAGGGCTTCCTGGCCCGCGTGATCCCGGCCGAGGCGAAGCAGCTCTCCCCGGAGACGGTGACGGCGGGCATCCAGGGCGCGATCGCCGAGTCCGTGCGCGGCGGGGTCACCACGGCGCTCGACATGTACTGGTTCCACGAGGCGGCCGAGGCCGTGGCCCGCGATGCCGGGTGGCGCCTCCTGACGGGCCCCACGTTCATGGACGTGCCGGGCCCGCCGGACGGTCGCCCCTACGCCGACCGGCTCGGCTGGGCGGCGGCCGACCTGGCCGCCCGCACCCCGGCCCCTGGCACCCGGCCTGTGGTCTTCGCGCACTCCGCGTACACCCTCGTACCGGAACAGCTGACGGCGATCAGCGCGCTGGCCCGCGAGCACGGCGCGCTCCTGCACATCCACGCCGCCGAGAACGCGGGCGAGGTGGCGATGGTCACCGAGCAGCACGGCATGCGCCCCGTGGAGCTGCTCGAATCGCTCGGCGTGCTCGGCCCGGACACGCTGCTCGCGCACGCGGTGGACCTCACGGACGCGGAGATCGCGGCCATCGCCCGCACCGGCACGGCCGTCGCGCACTGCCCGGTGTCGAACCTGAAGCTGGGCTGCGGCATCGCGCGCGTCCCCGCCCTGCTCGACGCGGGCGTCACGGTGGGCCTCGGCACGGACGGCGCCGTGAGTTCCAACACGCTCGACCTGCTCGGCGCGGTGAAGCTCGCGGCGCTCGTGCACAAGGCGGGCGGCGACCCGACGGCGGTCGGCGCGGAGCAGGCCGTCCGGATGGCGACCATCGAATCCGCGCGGGCCCTTGGCCTCGGCAACCAGCTGGGCTCCCTGGAGCCGGGCAAGCGCGCGGACCTGATCGTCCTCGACCTCGCCCGGCCGCATCTCACGCCGCGGCACGACCCGTGGTCGATGCTGGCGTACTCCGCCGCCTCGTCCGACGTGCGCGACACGGTGGTCGACGGCCGTGTCCTGATGCGCGACCGTACGCTGGAGACAGTGGACGAGCAGCGCGCGCTGCGAGCCCTGCAGGACGCGGCCGACTCCGCGGCACCGAGCACCTCCGAAGTGGCAAGCACCGTATGA
- a CDS encoding purine-nucleoside phosphorylase has translation MTTEARTFTDALPITRVPRTGLPTRAVVVGDPARASAVADLLDDTKEVSYHREYRTFTGTWQGTPVVVASHGVGAPGAILLFQELADAGVTTILRLGTAGAIRPGIRDGDLVIADAAVRDDGVTQQLIPAEYPAFATPEAVIALQRAARAAQAPYHRGVVWTRAAFQPGFLPLPGEAYAAAGIAAIEMELSALYVFASTHGLVAGGALVVDGANADELVDEDAPFSTGGYNPHRNVVAEGVDRGARIALDALRLLAATEH, from the coding sequence ATGACGACCGAAGCCCGAACGTTCACCGACGCGCTGCCCATCACCCGCGTCCCCCGCACCGGCCTGCCCACCCGCGCCGTCGTCGTGGGCGACCCGGCGCGCGCGAGCGCCGTCGCCGATCTCCTGGACGACACGAAGGAGGTGTCGTACCACCGCGAGTACCGCACCTTCACCGGCACGTGGCAGGGCACCCCGGTCGTCGTCGCCTCGCACGGCGTCGGCGCCCCCGGCGCGATCCTGCTCTTCCAGGAGCTCGCCGATGCGGGCGTCACCACCATCCTGCGGCTCGGCACGGCGGGCGCGATCCGCCCCGGCATCCGCGACGGCGACCTGGTCATCGCGGACGCGGCGGTGCGCGACGACGGCGTGACGCAGCAGCTGATCCCCGCCGAGTACCCGGCGTTCGCGACTCCGGAGGCGGTCATCGCGCTCCAGCGGGCGGCGCGCGCGGCGCAGGCCCCGTACCACCGTGGCGTGGTGTGGACGCGGGCCGCGTTCCAGCCCGGCTTCCTGCCGCTGCCCGGCGAGGCGTACGCGGCCGCCGGGATCGCTGCCATCGAGATGGAGCTCTCGGCGCTGTACGTCTTCGCGTCCACGCACGGTCTCGTCGCGGGCGGCGCGCTGGTAGTGGACGGCGCCAACGCCGACGAACTCGTCGACGAGGACGCCCCTTTTTCGACAGGCGGCTACAACCCGCACCGCAACGTGGTGGCCGAGGGAGTCGACCGGGGCGCCCGGATAGCCTTGGACGCGCTCCGGCTCCTGGCCGCCACGGAGCACTGA
- a CDS encoding ABC transporter permease yields the protein MSIDSALFHSALLALTPILLAALGGAICERAGVFNIGLEGMMLIGCFSGVAGSWFTGSAWLGVVFAALASAAYSMILAVGTISLRGDAVVLGVALNLLAVGLTGFLLRTVFGVQGTFSDPELAGLGGIDIPFAGAVFSGHSALVYLSWAAVAVAAVFLARHPWGLRLRGVGEAPDAAATLGVSPAKYQYAAVLTSGVLCGLAGAQLALGNVTLFSENMTAGRGWIAVVAVMLGRALPLGVLLAGLLFGIAEAVGFRLQGLGMPQQATDAAPYVVTLAALFLSTARRRRRKQPLVGAPS from the coding sequence ATGAGCATCGATTCCGCGCTGTTCCACTCGGCGCTCCTCGCCCTCACCCCGATCCTCCTCGCCGCGCTCGGCGGCGCGATCTGCGAGCGCGCGGGCGTCTTCAACATCGGCCTCGAAGGCATGATGCTGATCGGCTGCTTCAGCGGTGTCGCGGGCAGCTGGTTCACCGGGAGCGCCTGGCTCGGTGTCGTGTTCGCCGCCCTCGCGTCGGCGGCGTACTCGATGATCCTGGCCGTCGGGACGATCTCGCTGCGCGGTGACGCCGTCGTGCTCGGCGTCGCGCTCAACCTCCTCGCGGTCGGTCTGACGGGGTTCCTGCTGCGTACGGTCTTCGGCGTGCAGGGCACCTTCTCCGACCCGGAGTTGGCCGGACTCGGCGGCATCGACATCCCGTTCGCCGGGGCGGTGTTCTCCGGGCACTCCGCGCTCGTGTACCTCTCGTGGGCCGCCGTCGCCGTGGCCGCGGTGTTCCTGGCCCGCCACCCGTGGGGCCTGCGGCTTCGCGGCGTGGGCGAGGCGCCCGACGCGGCGGCGACGCTGGGGGTGAGCCCGGCAAAGTACCAGTACGCCGCCGTCCTGACGTCAGGCGTCCTGTGCGGGCTCGCGGGAGCCCAACTAGCCCTCGGCAACGTCACGTTGTTCTCCGAGAACATGACGGCCGGGCGTGGTTGGATCGCCGTGGTGGCCGTGATGCTGGGCCGCGCCCTGCCGCTCGGCGTCCTGCTCGCCGGGCTGCTGTTCGGCATCGCGGAGGCCGTCGGCTTCCGTCTCCAGGGGCTCGGCATGCCACAGCAGGCGACCGACGCGGCGCCGTACGTGGTGACGCTCGCCGCACTCTTCCTGTCCACGGCGCGCAGGCGCCGCCGCAAGCAGCCCCTGGTAGGAGCACCCTCATGA
- a CDS encoding ABC transporter permease — MGATIRSLGSRSLRSPALHSVVAAVIVGALFLVGTGADPVGAYGSVVSGALGPDGIGSTLTTGTSVIGLALALAIPMRAGLLNLGGDGQLVLGGIAAAATGLYSPLPAPLTVVACLLAGMAAGAAYAALAAVCQNRFGVPLLVSSLLLGYPAMSFASYLARFPLKEDGSSLPQTRRLPDGVELPAFGSSTVTVGLLLVAAAVAVFVFADARTATGYEIRMTGLNPRFAAYAGVDRPRLTLRLMALSGAVAGLVGAIGVLSFPYRFIDGSLTAAGHTWTGLTAALLAAAAPLGTALAALFFAALEVGGLAMERTTEVPRELTQVLQAVVIVFLAARLNLTWRRARKKPTAEIEVKEVSVR, encoded by the coding sequence ATGGGTGCCACGATCCGCTCCCTGGGCAGCCGGAGCCTTCGCTCCCCCGCGCTGCACTCCGTCGTCGCCGCCGTGATCGTCGGCGCGCTCTTCCTCGTCGGGACGGGGGCCGACCCCGTCGGGGCGTACGGCTCCGTCGTCAGCGGCGCGCTCGGGCCCGACGGCATCGGGTCCACGCTCACCACCGGGACCAGCGTCATCGGGCTCGCCCTCGCGCTCGCGATCCCCATGCGGGCGGGGCTGCTCAACCTCGGCGGTGACGGGCAGTTGGTGCTCGGCGGGATCGCCGCGGCCGCCACCGGGCTCTACTCGCCGCTGCCCGCGCCGCTGACCGTCGTCGCCTGCCTGCTCGCGGGGATGGCGGCCGGCGCCGCCTACGCCGCGCTCGCCGCCGTCTGCCAGAACCGGTTCGGGGTGCCGCTGCTCGTCAGCAGCCTGCTGCTCGGCTATCCGGCGATGTCCTTCGCCTCCTACCTCGCGCGCTTTCCGCTCAAGGAGGACGGGTCGAGCCTTCCGCAGACCCGGCGGCTTCCCGACGGGGTCGAGCTGCCCGCCTTCGGGTCGTCGACCGTCACCGTCGGGCTGCTCCTGGTGGCCGCCGCGGTCGCCGTCTTCGTGTTCGCCGACGCCCGTACCGCCACCGGCTACGAGATCCGCATGACGGGGCTCAATCCGCGCTTCGCCGCGTACGCGGGGGTCGACAGGCCGCGGCTGACGCTGCGGCTCATGGCGCTCTCCGGGGCCGTCGCGGGTCTGGTCGGCGCCATCGGCGTACTGAGCTTCCCCTATCGCTTCATCGACGGTTCGCTCACCGCGGCCGGGCACACCTGGACCGGCCTGACGGCCGCGCTCCTCGCCGCCGCGGCGCCCCTCGGGACGGCGCTCGCCGCCCTGTTCTTCGCGGCGCTCGAAGTGGGCGGGCTCGCCATGGAGCGGACCACCGAGGTGCCGCGCGAGCTGACGCAGGTCCTCCAGGCCGTCGTCATCGTCTTCCTGGCGGCGCGGCTCAACCTGACGTGGCGGCGGGCGAGGAAGAAGCCCACCGCCGAGATCGAAGTGAAGGAAGTGAGCGTGCGATGA
- a CDS encoding ABC transporter ATP-binding protein: MTPLPDSGTDSPAVELRGITKEFPGTLANDRVDLTVARGEIHALMGENGAGKSTLMSVLYGLQRPDAGQILLDGRERTFASPSEAIAAGLGMVHQSFKLFPSFTVAENVVYAAEPRRFGLTDRAKALRRVGALAEEHGLAVDPAAKVGDLPVGVRQRVEILKLLYRGARTLILDEPTAVLTPSEADALFGVLRSLADDGRTILLVTHKLREVMEGSDAVTVLRDGRVAARMRTADTSADGIAAAMTGRAVELDRVHPTGTPGGDVLLVDSLSTDAVREVTLSVRAGEIVGIAGVAGNGQSELVEAIAGLRPVSRGRVTLCGQDVTDASAAGRRAAGLAYVPEDRAAVGTAQAATIAENLAMGHHRGHGLLHPSWLREHARVLIERFGIRAASSRHTAGSLSGGNLQKLVIGRELAHESPLLIVEQPTRGVDIGAIQTIHDQLIAHRDAGHAILLVSAELSEIRGLSDRVLVMYEGRVAAEYARADADERTLGLAMAGGSGTGTGTGTGTGTTDEATVPPPRESEPAPVKEAP; the protein is encoded by the coding sequence ATGACCCCGCTGCCTGATTCCGGCACCGACTCCCCCGCCGTCGAACTCCGCGGCATCACCAAGGAGTTCCCCGGCACCCTCGCCAACGACCGGGTGGACCTGACCGTCGCGCGCGGCGAGATCCACGCCCTGATGGGCGAGAACGGCGCGGGCAAGTCGACGCTCATGTCCGTGCTCTACGGGCTTCAGCGGCCGGACGCCGGGCAGATCCTGCTCGACGGGCGCGAGCGCACGTTCGCGAGCCCGAGCGAGGCGATCGCGGCGGGCCTCGGCATGGTGCACCAGAGCTTCAAGCTCTTCCCGTCCTTCACGGTCGCGGAGAACGTCGTGTACGCCGCCGAGCCGCGCCGTTTCGGTCTGACGGACCGGGCAAAGGCGCTGCGGCGGGTGGGTGCGCTCGCCGAGGAACACGGGCTCGCGGTGGACCCGGCGGCGAAGGTCGGGGACCTGCCGGTGGGCGTGCGCCAGCGGGTGGAGATCCTCAAGCTCCTCTACCGCGGCGCCCGCACGCTGATCCTCGACGAGCCGACGGCGGTCCTGACCCCGTCGGAGGCCGACGCCTTGTTCGGTGTGCTGCGCTCCCTCGCGGACGACGGGCGCACGATTCTCCTCGTCACCCACAAGCTGCGCGAGGTGATGGAGGGCAGCGACGCGGTGACGGTCCTGCGGGACGGCCGCGTCGCGGCGCGGATGCGGACCGCGGACACCAGCGCGGACGGGATCGCCGCCGCGATGACGGGACGCGCGGTGGAGCTGGACCGCGTGCATCCGACGGGAACTCCGGGCGGCGACGTCCTCCTCGTCGACTCCCTGTCGACGGACGCCGTGCGCGAGGTCACGCTCTCCGTCCGCGCGGGCGAGATCGTGGGGATCGCGGGCGTGGCGGGCAACGGCCAGAGCGAACTCGTCGAGGCGATAGCCGGATTGCGTCCGGTCTCCCGCGGCCGGGTCACGCTCTGCGGGCAGGACGTCACGGACGCGTCGGCCGCGGGGCGCCGCGCTGCGGGTCTCGCCTACGTCCCCGAGGACCGCGCGGCGGTCGGCACGGCGCAGGCCGCGACGATCGCCGAGAACCTGGCGATGGGCCACCACCGGGGGCACGGCCTCCTGCACCCGTCCTGGCTCCGCGAGCACGCGCGCGTCCTGATCGAACGCTTCGGCATCAGGGCGGCCTCGTCCCGCCACACGGCGGGCTCGCTGTCCGGCGGCAACCTCCAGAAGCTGGTGATCGGCCGCGAACTCGCCCATGAATCGCCCCTGTTGATCGTCGAGCAGCCCACCCGGGGCGTCGACATCGGCGCCATCCAGACCATCCACGACCAGCTGATCGCCCACCGCGACGCGGGCCACGCGATCCTCCTGGTCTCCGCCGAACTGAGCGAGATCCGCGGCCTGTCGGACCGTGTCCTGGTGATGTACGAGGGGCGGGTGGCCGCGGAGTACGCCCGCGCGGACGCGGACGAGCGAACCCTCGGTCTCGCCATGGCGGGCGGCTCGGGCACCGGCACCGGCACCGGCACCGGCACCGGCACCACCGATGAAGCCACGGTCCCGCCTCCCCGCGAGAGCGAACCCGCCCCCGTGAAGGAGGCCCCCTGA
- a CDS encoding BMP family ABC transporter substrate-binding protein, with the protein MPLRISRRTSLRLSSLAVGAALLATGCNAAAKKGDADAGEGAKSFTLVTPDPVAQNEFLKLAVSGVKSAAKAQGAGAPKVFQSSDTSSQQQNVQSAVDSAPDVIALVGFEFADIAAQQAKAHPKQQFLLVDACTKKTFKNVTCAVFREHEAVYLAGAEAGLLTKSKKVGAVVVLDSVQFRRYSEPFAAGAKKAKAGVEDRTLFVGGQSPFSDAARAKDQAATIGSGGADQVMAAAAGGNTGVFQAAKAKGFQAYGVDANQCVGNAGVVVDNVLKKTDVAVEKGIAQILKGKGGTTVSYGLKEGGMSLTGLEPGVADSQCLIADHKDVLKRVESLRDEIIAGKLKVNDPAA; encoded by the coding sequence ATGCCGCTTCGCATATCCCGTCGTACGTCCCTTCGGCTGTCGTCGCTCGCCGTCGGCGCCGCCCTTCTCGCCACCGGCTGCAACGCGGCGGCGAAGAAGGGCGATGCGGACGCCGGCGAGGGAGCCAAGTCGTTCACGCTCGTCACGCCCGACCCGGTGGCGCAGAACGAGTTCCTCAAGCTGGCCGTCAGCGGGGTCAAGTCGGCGGCCAAGGCGCAGGGCGCCGGGGCCCCGAAGGTCTTCCAGAGCAGCGACACGTCCTCGCAGCAGCAGAACGTGCAGTCGGCCGTGGACTCCGCGCCCGACGTCATCGCGCTCGTCGGCTTCGAGTTCGCCGACATCGCCGCACAGCAGGCAAAGGCGCACCCCAAGCAGCAGTTCCTGCTCGTCGACGCGTGCACGAAGAAGACGTTCAAGAACGTCACGTGCGCGGTCTTCCGCGAGCACGAGGCGGTGTACCTCGCGGGCGCCGAGGCCGGTCTGCTCACCAAGAGCAAGAAGGTGGGCGCCGTCGTCGTCCTCGACAGCGTGCAGTTCCGCCGCTACAGCGAGCCGTTCGCGGCCGGTGCGAAGAAGGCGAAGGCGGGGGTCGAGGACCGCACACTCTTCGTCGGCGGGCAGTCCCCATTCAGTGACGCGGCACGTGCCAAGGACCAGGCGGCGACCATCGGTTCGGGCGGTGCCGACCAGGTGATGGCGGCCGCGGCCGGCGGCAACACCGGTGTCTTCCAGGCCGCGAAGGCCAAGGGGTTCCAGGCGTACGGCGTCGACGCGAACCAGTGCGTCGGCAATGCCGGGGTCGTCGTCGACAACGTACTGAAGAAGACCGATGTCGCCGTCGAGAAGGGCATCGCGCAGATCCTCAAGGGCAAGGGCGGCACCACGGTGTCGTACGGCCTCAAGGAGGGCGGGATGTCGCTGACCGGCCTTGAGCCCGGCGTCGCGGACTCCCAGTGCCTGATCGCCGACCACAAGGACGTGCTGAAGCGCGTCGAGTCGCTGCGGGACGAGATCATCGCGGGGAAGCTGAAGGTCAATGACCCCGCTGCCTGA